Proteins encoded within one genomic window of Mesobacillus subterraneus:
- a CDS encoding pyruvate, water dikinase regulatory protein, producing MDMKEVVYVVSDSVGETAEFVVKAVATQFNGGQVDIRRNSYVEDEEDIEDVIMVAKQVRSIIAYTIVVPALKAYLDKRAQEEGIYAVDLLNPLMNAFEKKFNKEPNHRPGMMRKLDDEYFRKIEAIEFAVKYDDGRDPRGILRSDIVLVGVSRTSKTPLSMYLAHKRYKVANVPIVPEVKPPDELFQVPRGKCVGLIISPDKLNEIRTERLKALGLGARANYASYERILEELDYAEKIMKRVGCPVINVSNKAIEETAGLILDILKSERSFG from the coding sequence TTGGATATGAAGGAAGTTGTGTACGTGGTATCTGATTCAGTCGGGGAAACGGCGGAATTTGTAGTAAAGGCTGTAGCGACACAGTTTAACGGCGGCCAGGTTGATATCAGAAGAAATTCATATGTTGAGGACGAGGAAGATATTGAAGATGTCATCATGGTTGCAAAGCAAGTGCGTTCAATAATTGCTTATACCATCGTCGTTCCAGCACTCAAGGCTTATCTTGATAAAAGGGCTCAAGAGGAAGGAATCTATGCGGTTGACTTACTGAATCCGCTGATGAATGCCTTTGAAAAGAAGTTCAATAAAGAGCCTAACCATCGACCTGGAATGATGCGAAAGCTGGATGATGAATACTTCCGTAAGATTGAAGCGATTGAGTTTGCTGTCAAATACGATGATGGCAGAGATCCACGCGGTATTTTAAGATCGGATATCGTACTGGTAGGTGTTTCACGTACTTCAAAAACACCTTTATCGATGTATCTTGCTCACAAACGTTACAAGGTAGCCAATGTCCCAATTGTTCCCGAGGTAAAGCCCCCGGATGAGTTGTTTCAGGTACCGAGAGGCAAATGTGTGGGCCTAATCATCTCTCCTGATAAGCTGAACGAAATCAGGACTGAAAGGCTGAAAGCGCTTGGACTTGGTGCGAGGGCAAATTATGCAAGCTACGAACGAATCCTCGAAGAACTGGATTATGCAGAGAAAATCATGAAGCGTGTTGGCTGCCCTGTGATCAATGTTTCCAACAAGGCGATCGAAGAAACGGCAGGATTAATACTCGATATTTTAAAAAGTGAGAGGAGTTTTGGCTGA
- a CDS encoding helix-turn-helix transcriptional regulator, producing MSSIKLTKRQEEIVQIVKEDGPITGEQIAEKLKLTRATLRPDLAILTMAGSLEARPRVGYFFNKERERLFESTEFLNLKVNDYKGHPIVVQKSTSVYDAIVQMFLEDVGTLYAVDSESCLAGVISRKDLLRAAIGNKNLEDLPVSVIMTRMPNIITVNPEETLVQAAKKLVTNRIDSLPVVRELKHKPDSYEVIGRITKTTITKVYLEIAEQKNV from the coding sequence GTGAGTTCTATTAAACTAACAAAACGGCAGGAAGAAATCGTCCAAATTGTCAAGGAGGATGGCCCGATAACTGGTGAACAGATAGCTGAAAAGCTGAAGTTGACACGGGCAACTCTCCGTCCAGACTTAGCGATCCTGACGATGGCGGGAAGCCTCGAGGCAAGGCCGAGGGTCGGCTATTTTTTCAATAAGGAAAGGGAGAGACTGTTTGAATCCACAGAATTTCTTAATCTTAAAGTCAATGACTATAAAGGCCATCCGATTGTCGTTCAAAAATCAACTTCTGTTTATGATGCGATTGTGCAGATGTTCCTAGAAGATGTTGGGACGCTGTATGCTGTTGATTCTGAAAGTTGCCTTGCTGGAGTCATTTCAAGGAAAGACCTGTTAAGGGCTGCAATCGGAAACAAGAATCTGGAGGACCTTCCTGTAAGCGTCATCATGACGAGAATGCCAAATATTATTACGGTGAACCCTGAGGAAACTTTGGTCCAGGCTGCAAAAAAGCTAGTAACAAACAGAATAGATTCTCTCCCTGTCGTCCGAGAACTCAAGCATAAACCCGACTCATATGAAGTCATTGGACGAATAACGAAAACAACCATTACCAAGGTTTATCTAGAAATCGCAGAGCAAAAAAATGTCTAG